The following proteins come from a genomic window of Caldisericia bacterium:
- a CDS encoding Spy/CpxP family protein refolding chaperone encodes MSKKLLITILIILISGLIVLSGVYAGNLFKGKEKGFPPQLKRLNLTDEQKQEIEKILKDLRDKSEEIFKIIKENIEKEKELLSEEVLNEKDLDVVVESQIKNLIDLYSLRKDAYIKIVSILNNDQRKIFPTFIEFSFIKSHYFKPNFINEIIEDFNERIRDYIRIGRKLNLSEEQKEELKMLIRDENIKKYKFIYLLELRFLKKILNLSDEQIEKVKEIFKNEKEKEKEYFEKIRENNKKQREILKSENFNEEELTNLIDEYILIERDIYSLRKNLYFEFLKILTFEQRKNSPTSIFFLKGI; translated from the coding sequence ATGAGTAAAAAATTATTAATAACAATTCTTATTATTTTGATTTCAGGGTTAATAGTTTTAAGTGGTGTTTATGCAGGTAATTTATTTAAGGGTAAAGAAAAAGGGTTTCCACCACAATTAAAAAGATTAAATTTAACAGATGAACAAAAACAAGAAATTGAAAAAATACTTAAGGATTTAAGAGATAAAAGCGAAGAGATATTTAAGATAATAAAGGAAAATATTGAAAAAGAAAAGGAGTTACTTTCTGAAGAAGTATTAAATGAAAAAGATTTAGATGTTGTAGTTGAGTCACAAATTAAAAATTTAATAGATCTTTATTCTTTAAGAAAAGACGCATATATTAAAATTGTTTCTATTTTAAATAATGATCAAAGAAAAATATTTCCAACATTCATTGAGTTTTCGTTTATAAAATCACATTATTTTAAACCAAATTTTATAAATGAAATTATAGAAGATTTTAATGAAAGAATTAGAGATTATATAAGAATTGGTAGAAAATTAAATTTATCTGAAGAACAAAAAGAAGAACTCAAAATGTTAATAAGGGACGAAAATATTAAAAAGTATAAATTTATTTACCTTTTGGAGTTAAGATTTCTTAAAAAGATATTAAATTTAAGTGATGAACAAATTGAAAAAGTGAAAGAGATTTTCAAAAATGAAAAAGAGAAAGAAAAGGAATATTTTGAAAAAATAAGAGAGAATAATAAAAAGCAGAGAGAAATTCTTAAAAGTGAAAACTTTAATGAAGAGGAACTTACTAATTTAATTGACGAGTATATACTTATTGAAAGAGACATTTATTCCTTAAGAAAAAATCTTTATTTTGAATTTCTTAAAATATTAACTTTTGAACAAAGAAAAAATTCACCAACTTCAATATTTTTCTTAAAAGGTATATAA
- the uvrA gene encoding excinuclease ABC subunit UvrA, giving the protein MNNNYIFVKGARVHNLKNIDVKIPRNKLVVITGLSGSGKSSLAFDTIYAEGQRRYVESLSSYARQFLELMDKPDVDFIEGLSPAIAIDQKAATHNPRSTVGTMTEIYDYLRLLFARIGIPHCPECGREIRKQTPQEIVDQILSLPRDSKIIILSPVVIGRKGEYRNLFEKLKKDGFVRVRVDKTIYTLEEEINLDKNKKHDIEIVIDRLIIQDDIKNRLVDSVELSLKYSEGLVKVLNVENDEEIIFSSRFACPNCGISLPEIEPRLFSFNSPYGACEECQGLGFKMVVDPDLIIPNKNLSIREGAIKVAGFQSEDSYTIEILDNLLLNFGYDIDTKIKDIDEEVLDILLYGTKSRYWSLTKIRRSSYRGYVYWEGIIPMIERRYKETESYEMKEYYEKFMRFLPCPLCGGKRLKKEALAVKVGDKNISEITEMNIKECLYFFENLKLNETQKVIAKQILKEIKGRLKFLIDVGLSYLTLNRESRTLSGGEAQRIRLATQIGSGLTGVLYVLDEPTIGLHYRDTKRLLDSLKRLRDLGNTLIVVEHDEQVIKESDWIIDMGPGAGENGGKVVFEGKYEDILKDENSLTGKYLSQKLKIEIPTKRRKGNGKYLEIIGANEHNLKNINVKIPLNTLTCITGVSGSGKSTLIYDILYKGLMEIFYNSSEKPGKFKEFKGLENIDRVVLVDQSPIGRTPRSNPATYTNVFTPIRELFSKTRESRERGYTPGRFSFNVRGGRCEACEGAGIKKIEMQFLPDVYVTCEVCHGKRYNRETLEIEWKGKNISQVLDMTVDEAYEFFENIEPIKRKLKLLKDVGLGYIKLGQPAPTLSGGEAQRVKLAYELSKSFKGHTLYLLDEPTTGLHFDDVKKLLNVLNRLVEKGNSVVVIEHHPDVIKFADYIIDLGPEGGDEGGYIVGEGTPEEIAKNYKSYTGDLLRKILNIK; this is encoded by the coding sequence ATGAATAATAACTACATTTTTGTTAAAGGTGCAAGAGTACACAATTTAAAAAATATTGATGTAAAAATTCCAAGAAACAAATTGGTTGTGATAACAGGTTTATCTGGTTCAGGAAAATCATCACTTGCTTTTGACACAATTTATGCTGAAGGTCAAAGAAGATATGTTGAATCACTTTCATCATATGCAAGACAATTCCTCGAACTTATGGACAAACCAGATGTTGATTTTATTGAGGGTTTATCACCTGCAATTGCAATAGATCAAAAGGCAGCAACTCATAATCCAAGATCAACTGTTGGCACAATGACTGAAATTTATGATTATTTAAGACTCCTCTTTGCAAGAATTGGTATCCCACATTGTCCAGAGTGTGGAAGAGAGATAAGAAAACAAACCCCCCAAGAGATTGTTGATCAAATATTATCTCTTCCAAGAGATAGTAAAATAATAATCCTTTCACCTGTTGTAATTGGAAGAAAAGGAGAATATAGGAATCTTTTTGAAAAACTTAAAAAAGATGGTTTTGTTAGAGTAAGAGTTGATAAAACTATTTATACGCTTGAAGAGGAAATTAATCTTGACAAAAATAAAAAACATGATATTGAAATTGTTATTGATAGATTAATAATTCAAGATGATATTAAAAATAGATTGGTAGACTCAGTTGAACTTTCATTAAAATATTCTGAGGGTTTAGTTAAAGTTTTAAATGTTGAAAATGACGAAGAGATAATTTTTTCATCAAGATTTGCATGTCCAAATTGTGGAATTTCTTTACCTGAAATAGAACCAAGATTATTCTCTTTTAATTCACCATATGGTGCATGTGAAGAGTGTCAGGGTTTAGGATTTAAAATGGTTGTTGATCCAGATTTAATAATTCCAAATAAAAATTTATCAATAAGAGAAGGAGCAATTAAAGTTGCTGGATTCCAAAGTGAAGATAGTTATACAATTGAAATTTTAGATAATCTTCTTTTAAATTTTGGCTATGATATTGATACAAAAATTAAAGATATTGATGAAGAAGTTTTAGATATTTTATTGTATGGTACAAAAAGTAGATATTGGTCATTAACTAAAATAAGAAGAAGTTCATATAGAGGTTATGTCTACTGGGAAGGAATAATTCCAATGATTGAAAGAAGATATAAAGAAACTGAATCATATGAGATGAAAGAGTATTATGAAAAATTTATGAGATTCCTTCCTTGTCCTTTATGTGGTGGAAAAAGGTTAAAAAAAGAAGCTCTTGCTGTAAAAGTTGGAGATAAAAATATATCTGAAATAACAGAAATGAATATAAAAGAGTGTCTATATTTCTTTGAAAATCTTAAATTAAATGAAACTCAAAAGGTAATAGCAAAACAAATTTTAAAAGAGATAAAAGGAAGACTTAAATTTTTAATTGATGTTGGACTATCTTATTTGACTCTAAATAGGGAATCGAGAACTCTCTCAGGAGGAGAAGCACAAAGAATTAGACTTGCAACTCAAATTGGGTCAGGCTTAACTGGCGTTTTATATGTTCTTGATGAACCAACAATTGGATTACATTATAGAGATACAAAAAGACTTCTTGATTCACTAAAAAGATTAAGAGACCTTGGAAATACCTTGATTGTGGTTGAACACGATGAGCAAGTTATAAAAGAATCTGATTGGATTATAGATATGGGACCAGGTGCAGGAGAAAATGGTGGAAAAGTTGTTTTTGAAGGAAAATATGAAGATATATTGAAGGATGAAAATTCATTGACAGGAAAATATCTTTCTCAAAAACTTAAAATAGAAATTCCCACAAAGAGAAGAAAAGGTAATGGAAAATATTTAGAAATAATTGGTGCAAATGAACACAATTTAAAAAATATTAATGTTAAAATTCCTTTAAATACGTTAACCTGTATAACAGGTGTTTCTGGTTCAGGTAAATCAACTTTGATTTATGATATTTTGTATAAAGGATTAATGGAAATTTTTTATAATTCCAGTGAAAAACCAGGAAAATTTAAAGAGTTTAAAGGTTTAGAAAATATAGATAGGGTAGTGCTTGTTGATCAATCTCCTATTGGTAGAACACCAAGATCAAATCCTGCTACTTATACAAATGTTTTTACTCCTATAAGAGAACTTTTTTCAAAAACAAGAGAATCAAGAGAAAGGGGTTATACACCGGGAAGATTTTCATTCAATGTTAGAGGTGGAAGATGCGAGGCTTGCGAAGGTGCTGGTATTAAAAAAATTGAAATGCAATTTCTTCCTGATGTTTATGTTACATGTGAAGTTTGTCATGGAAAAAGATATAATAGAGAAACACTTGAAATTGAATGGAAAGGTAAAAACATCTCTCAAGTTTTGGATATGACAGTAGATGAAGCGTACGAATTTTTTGAAAACATTGAACCAATTAAAAGAAAGTTGAAACTTTTAAAAGATGTTGGACTTGGTTATATTAAACTTGGTCAACCAGCACCAACTCTTTCTGGAGGAGAAGCACAAAGGGTAAAACTTGCATATGAATTATCAAAAAGTTTTAAGGGTCACACTCTTTACCTTCTTGATGAGCCCACAACAGGACTTCATTTTGATGATGTTAAAAAACTTTTGAATGTTTTAAATAGGTTAGTTGAGAAAGGAAATAGTGTTGTTGTTATAGAACATCATCCAGATGTTATAAAATTTGCAGATTACATAATTGATTTAGGACCAGAAGGTGGAGATGAAGGAGGTTATATTGTAGGAGAGGGAACACCTGAAGAAATTGCAAAAAATTACAAATCATATACTGGTGACCTTTTAAGAAAAATCCTTAATATAAAATAA
- a CDS encoding nucleoside-triphosphatase, translating into MNFAEKNIILEGEIKSGKSYILNSVLKKLNIKYGGFLTYPYYLNERRLGFKLKDILTNEESVIAIHNIDGSLIIFPDVFDDLGVRSLENGYKNCDLIVMDELGFLEENSYKFKEKVIEILNSNKRCFVVIKNKKNTFLKIVSDYGKVFKVNNENKEELIQMILKEVNQWIFMKI; encoded by the coding sequence ATGAATTTTGCCGAAAAGAATATAATACTAGAAGGTGAAATAAAATCAGGTAAAAGTTATATTTTAAATTCAGTTTTAAAAAAATTAAATATAAAATATGGAGGATTTTTAACTTATCCATATTATTTGAATGAAAGAAGATTAGGATTTAAATTGAAAGATATCTTAACAAACGAAGAAAGTGTAATTGCTATTCATAATATTGATGGTAGTTTGATTATTTTTCCAGATGTTTTTGATGATTTGGGGGTTAGATCTCTTGAAAATGGATATAAAAATTGTGATTTGATCGTTATGGATGAACTTGGATTTTTAGAAGAAAATTCTTATAAATTTAAAGAGAAAGTAATTGAGATTTTAAACTCTAATAAAAGATGTTTTGTTGTTATCAAAAATAAAAAAAATACATTTTTAAAAATTGTTTCAGATTATGGTAAAGTTTTCAAAGTTAATAATGAAAATAAAGAGGAGTTGATTCAAATGATTTTAAAGGAGGTAAATCAATGGATCTTTATGAAGATCTAA
- a CDS encoding DUF364 domain-containing protein produces MDLYEDLILSVENDFETKINKLCVGIRWIAVLSKRTGISITYDNNKNQTGLEDAGNFEGKTAGELLKFLKTFDTLKIGIGLATLNSLINPPKNFETINIFDYLIEIGKDKRIVFIGHFDDIKKLQGVAKEIIILERKPKEDDYLDTFQEYLIPEGDIIAITGSTFANKSIKRILELSRGKYVIVFGPSTPLSPILFDYGVDMIGGIIPKDDLKLFNIISQGGSIKNFKEYVDFITIKRRPL; encoded by the coding sequence ATGGATCTTTATGAAGATCTAATTCTATCAGTTGAAAACGATTTTGAGACAAAGATAAATAAACTTTGCGTTGGAATCAGATGGATTGCTGTATTGTCTAAACGGACTGGAATTTCAATAACATACGATAATAATAAAAATCAAACTGGATTAGAAGATGCTGGAAATTTTGAAGGTAAAACAGCAGGCGAACTTCTTAAATTTCTTAAAACTTTTGATACTTTAAAAATTGGAATTGGTTTAGCAACTTTAAATTCATTAATTAATCCACCAAAAAATTTTGAAACAATAAATATTTTTGATTATTTAATTGAAATAGGAAAAGATAAAAGAATTGTTTTTATTGGACATTTTGATGATATAAAAAAACTTCAAGGTGTTGCAAAAGAGATAATTATTCTTGAAAGAAAACCAAAAGAAGATGATTATCTTGATACATTTCAAGAATATTTGATACCAGAAGGTGATATTATTGCAATAACTGGATCAACATTTGCCAATAAATCTATAAAAAGAATTTTAGAACTTTCAAGAGGTAAATATGTGATAGTTTTTGGTCCATCAACTCCCCTTTCTCCAATCTTATTTGATTATGGAGTTGATATGATAGGAGGAATTATTCCAAAAGATGATTTGAAATTGTTCAATATAATTTCACAAGGAGGAAGTATAAAAAATTTTAAAGAATATGTTGATTTTATAACAATTAAAAGGAGGCCATTATGA
- a CDS encoding stalk domain-containing protein — MKKLSIFLILFIIFSTFSFKKVSTQEIKFPAEISFKIDENYFYINGYKLNFDSNKGVKPIIKYGRTFVPLRSIVESIGGEILWKPKTKEIEIRYKGNLIVLTVDKNTAFINTKVVKIDSDERVKPFILYSRTYIPLRFIIENLQGSISYNSLEKTILIKIDRDTREIIDSNGRKIIIPKKIYRIISLYPMSTIILFSLKEEDKLINSHKGAKVINYENLKKLYSDYDKLPDAGSFKDYNPETILSMKPDIVITPHYTNIKKLEEINIPVILLNHESPEELLKSIEILGDALNKKEEAYKIVSYYKNIKDQVEKFLKGKEKKKVYVAGETILKSFGSDFYQTFMVEIAGGESVTKIIKGGKIEISLEDLLKFNPEYIFFPPYFLGTKNDILNKKEIQEVKAVKEKRIYKFPSFILSYDLPSVESILGIVWLAEKINGDILKIDIEKEIKWFYKNIFDYNLNEEELKEILKE; from the coding sequence ATGAAAAAATTGTCTATTTTTTTGATTTTATTTATTATTTTTTCTACATTTTCATTTAAAAAAGTTTCAACACAAGAAATAAAATTTCCTGCTGAAATTTCTTTTAAAATTGATGAGAACTATTTTTATATAAATGGATATAAATTAAATTTTGATTCAAATAAAGGTGTTAAGCCAATAATAAAATATGGTAGAACTTTTGTTCCACTAAGATCAATTGTTGAAAGCATTGGTGGAGAAATTTTATGGAAACCAAAAACAAAAGAGATTGAAATAAGATATAAAGGAAATTTAATCGTTTTAACAGTTGATAAAAATACAGCATTTATTAATACAAAAGTAGTAAAAATTGATAGCGATGAGAGAGTAAAGCCTTTTATACTTTATTCAAGGACATATATACCTTTAAGATTTATAATTGAAAACCTTCAAGGAAGTATAAGTTATAATTCTTTGGAGAAAACGATTTTAATAAAAATTGATAGAGATACAAGAGAAATAATTGATTCAAATGGAAGAAAAATAATCATTCCAAAGAAAATATATAGAATTATATCTTTATATCCAATGTCAACTATAATTCTTTTTTCTCTTAAAGAAGAAGATAAACTTATAAATTCACATAAAGGTGCAAAAGTGATAAATTATGAGAATCTCAAAAAATTATATTCTGATTATGATAAACTTCCAGATGCAGGAAGTTTTAAAGATTATAACCCTGAGACAATCCTTTCTATGAAACCAGATATAGTTATTACTCCTCATTATACAAACATCAAAAAACTTGAAGAGATAAATATTCCTGTAATTCTCTTGAATCATGAATCACCAGAAGAACTTTTAAAATCAATAGAAATTCTTGGTGATGCACTTAATAAAAAAGAGGAAGCATATAAAATAGTAAGTTATTATAAGAATATTAAAGATCAAGTTGAAAAATTTCTAAAAGGTAAAGAAAAGAAAAAGGTATATGTTGCTGGTGAAACCATTTTAAAATCTTTTGGTAGTGATTTTTATCAAACATTTATGGTAGAAATTGCAGGAGGAGAGAGTGTAACAAAAATTATAAAAGGAGGAAAAATTGAAATTTCTCTTGAAGATTTACTTAAATTTAATCCAGAATATATTTTCTTTCCTCCATATTTTCTTGGAACTAAAAATGATATTCTAAATAAAAAAGAAATTCAAGAGGTTAAAGCAGTTAAAGAAAAGAGAATATATAAGTTTCCATCATTTATACTTTCATATGACCTTCCTTCAGTTGAATCAATTTTAGGAATAGTTTGGCTTGCTGAAAAGATAAATGGAGACATTTTAAAAATAGATATTGAAAAAGAGATAAAATGGTTTTATAAAAATATTTTTGATTACAATTTAAATGAAGAGGAGTTGAAGGAGATTTTAAAAGAATGA
- a CDS encoding ABC transporter ATP-binding protein, translated as MNNKKIIIKNLNFGYYDSEIFKEFSFEIESGEILTILGPNGSGKTTLLKLIQKILSPKGGNIIVSGKDINEYTFKELSKEISYVPQIHTPKFPFTVFDFVLMGRNPYIDNYSLPTEKDMEIVENSLKDLGILYLKDRPYIDISGGELRLVLIARAIAQETDVLLLDEPTAFLDFKNKLFVLKKIKELKQKRNLTVVITLHDPNEAINFSDRILLINKNEIVSFGPPEIVLSKENIKKVYSVEIEIFQINDRKFIVPKEKI; from the coding sequence ATGAATAATAAAAAGATTATTATTAAAAATTTAAATTTTGGTTATTACGATTCTGAAATTTTTAAGGAGTTTTCTTTTGAGATTGAAAGTGGCGAAATTTTAACAATTCTTGGTCCAAATGGATCTGGTAAGACAACACTTTTAAAACTTATTCAAAAAATTCTCTCTCCAAAAGGAGGAAATATTATTGTATCAGGAAAAGATATTAATGAATATACATTTAAAGAATTAAGTAAAGAGATATCTTATGTTCCACAAATTCACACACCTAAATTTCCTTTTACTGTTTTTGATTTTGTTTTAATGGGTAGAAATCCATACATTGATAATTATTCACTTCCGACTGAAAAGGATATGGAGATTGTAGAGAATTCACTTAAAGATTTAGGGATACTTTACTTGAAGGATAGACCGTATATAGACATTAGTGGTGGGGAACTAAGACTTGTATTAATTGCAAGGGCCATTGCACAAGAAACTGATGTACTTCTTCTTGATGAACCAACAGCATTTCTTGATTTTAAAAATAAACTTTTTGTTCTTAAAAAAATAAAAGAATTAAAACAAAAAAGGAATTTAACAGTTGTTATAACATTACATGATCCAAATGAAGCGATTAACTTTTCAGATAGAATATTATTAATTAATAAAAATGAAATTGTATCTTTTGGTCCTCCAGAAATAGTTTTAAGTAAAGAGAATATTAAAAAAGTTTATTCAGTAGAAATAGAAATTTTTCAAATAAATGATAGAAAATTCATTGTCCCAAAAGAGAAAATTTAA
- a CDS encoding iron ABC transporter permease — translation MIENSLSQKRKFKNSFLLIFIFLIFLNLFLFLFSLSIGRYSIKIGDIIKFFLSLFSQKKYDLDPNIKLIIFDIRLPRILISMLVGSSLSISGLSLQGIFNNPLISPYILGISGGAGFGAALGVLIGKNFFYIEILSFIFGILSVFLTIFISGGIRTFSNINLVLSGFIVGTIFQSLLSLVKYYLDPLQKLPTIVFWLMGSFNSISKKELTLTIPIFIMGIILIFLLRWKLNIISLGDEEAISLGENPKLLKGVIIVLTTILTATSVSISGIIGWVGLAVPHIGRFLLGSDFRKLVPFSILFGSFYLLLIDNISRTLTPSEIPIGILTSLIGAPIFIYVLKRRK, via the coding sequence ATGATAGAAAATTCATTGTCCCAAAAGAGAAAATTTAAGAATTCATTTTTATTAATTTTTATTTTTTTGATTTTTTTAAATCTTTTTTTATTTTTATTTTCTCTTTCAATTGGAAGATACTCAATTAAAATAGGTGATATTATTAAATTTTTTTTATCTTTATTTTCTCAAAAGAAGTATGATTTAGATCCAAATATAAAGTTAATTATATTTGACATTAGATTACCAAGAATTTTAATTTCAATGCTTGTTGGATCATCTCTATCAATTAGTGGATTATCACTTCAAGGAATTTTTAATAATCCTCTTATATCTCCTTATATACTTGGAATTTCAGGTGGTGCAGGATTTGGTGCAGCATTAGGTGTTTTAATTGGTAAAAACTTTTTTTATATAGAGATTTTATCATTTATTTTTGGTATTTTATCTGTATTTTTAACTATTTTTATCAGTGGGGGTATAAGAACTTTTTCAAATATAAATTTAGTTTTATCTGGATTTATTGTAGGAACTATTTTTCAATCTCTTCTTTCGCTTGTTAAATATTATTTAGATCCTCTTCAAAAACTTCCTACAATTGTTTTTTGGCTAATGGGCTCATTTAATTCAATCTCAAAAAAGGAACTTACTTTGACAATTCCTATATTTATTATGGGTATTATTTTAATATTTTTACTTAGATGGAAACTTAATATTATTTCTCTTGGAGATGAAGAAGCAATTTCTCTTGGTGAAAATCCAAAGTTACTTAAAGGAGTTATTATAGTTTTAACAACAATATTAACTGCAACATCAGTTTCAATATCAGGAATTATAGGGTGGGTTGGTCTTGCAGTTCCTCACATTGGAAGATTTTTACTCGGTTCAGACTTTAGAAAACTTGTTCCTTTTTCAATACTTTTTGGCTCATTTTATCTTCTTTTAATTGATAATATTTCAAGAACTTTAACTCCATCAGAAATTCCAATTGGAATATTGACCTCTTTAATTGGTGCACCAATTTTTATTTATGTTTTAAAAAGAAGAAAGTAG
- a CDS encoding RNA methyltransferase, whose amino-acid sequence MRLYIALIHYPVYDINKKIIVSSIVPYDIVDISRASRTFGVKKYFIVHPFKAQRETVKRIIDFWTKEKGSFYNEDRKEALKLVIIKKNLDDVVKFIEKEEKEKPKIVLTSARRFENNINYEMLKEIILKYPTLIIFGTGWGIAVEKVKYDYILEPIYGFPKENNYNHLTVRSACSVILDRITRLLSSF is encoded by the coding sequence ATGAGACTTTATATTGCATTAATACACTATCCAGTTTATGATATAAACAAAAAAATAATAGTGTCATCAATTGTCCCTTATGATATTGTTGATATAAGTAGAGCATCAAGAACATTCGGAGTAAAAAAATATTTTATAGTACACCCTTTTAAGGCACAAAGAGAAACTGTTAAAAGAATAATTGATTTTTGGACAAAAGAGAAAGGTAGTTTTTATAACGAAGATAGAAAAGAGGCTTTAAAACTTGTGATTATTAAAAAAAATTTAGATGATGTAGTAAAATTTATTGAAAAAGAAGAAAAAGAGAAACCCAAAATTGTCTTAACAAGCGCAAGAAGATTTGAAAATAATATAAACTATGAAATGCTGAAGGAAATTATTTTAAAATATCCAACTCTTATTATTTTTGGAACAGGCTGGGGAATTGCTGTTGAAAAAGTTAAATATGATTATATTTTAGAACCAATTTATGGTTTTCCAAAGGAGAATAATTATAATCATTTAACTGTAAGATCTGCGTGTTCCGTAATTCTTGATAGAATTACAAGACTACTTTCTTCTTTTTAA
- the trmD gene encoding tRNA (guanosine(37)-N1)-methyltransferase TrmD, which produces MEFIIISIFPQIFECYFSLSLPKKAIEKGVVRYFLINPRNYSEDKHKKVDDYTYGGGPGMLLMFPPLKKSIDRAKEISKETHIILLSPSGIKFNQKLAKELSCYKSLTFLCGHYEGVDERIKNYVDEEISIGDFITSGGEIPTLIIIDTILRIIPNFLKREDTKLIESFENGLLEYPQYTRPREYENLNVPQILLSGNHKEIEKFRKKESLKRTLLLRPDLLLTKTFTEEEKKLLKEIFNEILSFYNKLNIE; this is translated from the coding sequence ATGGAATTTATTATAATATCAATTTTTCCTCAAATCTTTGAATGCTATTTTTCTTTGAGTCTTCCAAAAAAAGCAATTGAAAAGGGTGTTGTAAGGTATTTTTTAATAAATCCAAGAAATTATTCAGAAGATAAACATAAAAAGGTTGATGACTATACATATGGTGGTGGACCTGGAATGTTACTTATGTTTCCACCACTTAAAAAAAGCATAGATAGAGCAAAAGAAATTTCAAAAGAAACTCATATTATTCTTCTTTCACCATCAGGAATTAAATTTAATCAAAAATTAGCAAAAGAACTCTCTTGTTATAAATCTCTCACTTTTTTATGTGGACACTATGAAGGTGTTGATGAAAGAATTAAAAATTATGTTGACGAGGAAATTTCTATTGGTGATTTTATAACCTCTGGTGGTGAAATTCCAACATTAATAATTATTGATACAATTTTAAGAATAATACCAAATTTTTTAAAAAGAGAAGATACAAAACTCATTGAAAGTTTTGAAAATGGTCTCCTTGAATATCCGCAATATACAAGACCTAGAGAATACGAGAATCTAAATGTACCACAAATTCTTCTTTCTGGAAATCATAAAGAGATTGAAAAGTTTAGAAAAAAAGAGTCCTTAAAAAGAACTCTTTTGTTAAGACCAGATCTATTATTAACAAAAACTTTTACAGAAGAAGAAAAAAAACTTCTTAAAGAGATATTTAATGAAATTTTATCATTTTATAATAAACTTAATATAGAATGA
- the rimM gene encoding ribosome maturation factor RimM (Essential for efficient processing of 16S rRNA) produces the protein MNKFITIGEIVSLWGVSPSFVIKKETDNPNRFKNLDKILVQIENEEPEEIEILEIIDYEDRVIVKLKEKPKDSLENYIGRYVVIKIEELQKLKEDEYYIFQLMNLDVYDLNDKFLGKVTNFISNPSANDVIVVKNEEKILIPFMKIFIKEINLEKNYIKLNKKVEEL, from the coding sequence ATGAATAAATTTATAACAATTGGGGAGATTGTTTCTTTATGGGGGGTCTCCCCTTCTTTTGTTATTAAAAAAGAAACAGATAATCCTAATAGATTCAAAAATTTAGATAAAATTTTAGTTCAAATAGAAAATGAGGAACCTGAAGAAATAGAGATTTTAGAAATAATTGATTATGAGGATAGAGTTATTGTTAAATTAAAAGAAAAACCAAAAGATTCATTAGAAAATTATATTGGAAGATATGTTGTAATAAAAATAGAAGAACTCCAAAAATTGAAAGAAGATGAGTATTACATCTTTCAATTAATGAATCTTGATGTTTATGATTTAAATGATAAATTTTTAGGTAAAGTCACTAATTTCATTTCAAATCCTTCTGCAAATGATGTAATTGTTGTAAAAAATGAGGAAAAGATACTTATTCCATTTATGAAAATTTTTATAAAAGAGATAAATTTAGAAAAAAATTATATAAAATTAAATAAAAAAGTTGAAGAATTATAA
- a CDS encoding YlqD family protein has product MLIKRQVLVKSFVTEDLKKDLIERFNKLIELSEKRISEIVSEEKKLLLTAPTLEPAYLQAVKNKIKEQKEEEERIKENLIKERENIKLLKDGEFYLHGVVEGFVDVNIGDDFWKKIQETEIILRDGKVVEIRNE; this is encoded by the coding sequence GTGTTAATTAAAAGGCAAGTCCTTGTTAAATCCTTTGTTACAGAGGATTTAAAAAAGGACTTAATTGAAAGATTTAATAAATTAATTGAATTATCTGAAAAAAGGATTTCAGAAATCGTCTCAGAAGAGAAAAAACTTTTGTTAACAGCCCCAACTCTTGAACCAGCATATCTTCAAGCAGTTAAAAATAAAATTAAAGAGCAAAAAGAGGAGGAAGAGAGAATAAAAGAAAACTTAATCAAAGAAAGAGAGAATATAAAACTTTTAAAAGATGGTGAATTTTATCTTCATGGGGTTGTAGAAGGGTTTGTTGATGTAAACATTGGAGACGATTTCTGGAAAAAGATTCAAGAAACAGAGATTATTTTAAGGGATGGGAAGGTTGTAGAAATAAGGAATGAATAA